The segment gtttgcatgttctccccatgtctgcgtgggtttcctccgggagctctggtttcctcccacagtccaaaaacatgcagtcaggttaattggagacactgaattgccctatttgaatgggtgtgtgtatgtgtgtgtatgccctgtgatggactggcaccccatcccgggtgttactgtgtgccttgcgcccattgaaaagctgggataggctccagcaccaccccctgccccccgcgaccctaactggataagcggttaagacagtgagtgagtgaaagtgagtgagtgagtcccTGTTTGTGAGTCCCTGTTTGTGAGAGTTTTGGCATGTTCTTATCTGCATGAGTTTACTATGGGtccctcccaaaacatgcaaaatgcAGATAGGTTGCTCACAGTTTTATATATATTCACAATATTTGAAGTAGTATGAAACAAAAATAGTTATACCTATACTGTtagtataaatgtaaacagttatAATGTAAATACCAGTTTACTAAACACACAGTAGGTTTATTACACGGCTTCATACAAGTGTTATATATTTGAATATACATAATAActttaaatatattacaataaaaaGTGCCCATGTGCAGGTTTAAGAATGCAAAGGGGACACAGAATTACTGtactataatatatatcaataaTCCTTATGCAGAAAAGCCAGTAGCAGGGATaaaactgcagcagacagaaatACATGAGATCATAAAGGAAGATGAtctatgattattttatttaataataatcaaagAATTTTCTGAATATTGTTTTCCAACTCTGTTTCAATCCATCGTTTTTATTGTGCAGCAACTGTGATATATTGTGGCTCCATGTTTCCAAAGTAGCTCTTCTCCCACTCACTCATGAGGTCGAAATAGAGAGGACGATCACAGAAGGTGCAGGAAGCTGTTGCTGGTGCGTTCAGTGGCAGACCGACCTCCTGCCATACTTCCACCAGTTTCTCTGTTTAGCAAGACATCGAACAACCATTCATAAAGAGACTGAGCATCATTAATCCACCACTAAAATCTTCATTATTATGAttagttattcatttattattattatttatttttattttatttactaatttagACTACTCACTTTTTTACCTGGAATtgtataaacaaatgtaaaggTTTTCTAAATATATAGGagctatttttttcttttttttgtttgtcatgGAGATAaaattagttattttaatatgtatTAATTTTCTATTTCTGCATTGGTAATTGACATGAATGTCAGCAGAACAATAGAACAGGTCAACATAAGGAAAACACTGACTGATCCAGTAACCTAATATGTTTCCTCAAAATGATCCGACTCACCTGCAAAGTAGTCCATCATGATGGGGTCGTGGAAAGGGGTGGGAGCTAAACGCAGCAGTTCTTCTCCACGTGGTACAGTCGGGTAGTTTATAGCTTGTACGTAGATGTTGTGTCTCTCCAACAGAATGTCACACACTTTAGAATTCTGCTCTGCATTTCCCACCTGAAAAAATAATTTAGTTCCAAAATTCATTGTaagtcatttattattaattgcatATTTTTATATACCCTATGGCTAAAACAATTTGGACACCACTTAATAACTGGGTTCAGGTGTTTGACCACACTAATTCCTAGACCACACTATTCTATAAAATCAGTTATCTAAAACAaactatatgctttcaactttgtggcagtatattggggaaggcccttccccattccagcatgactttgcTCCTGCaaacaaagtgaggtccataaagacatggtttgaaagaggggtttaagaactccagtggtctgcacaaagccctgtcCTCAACTTCACTGAACTACtctgagatgaactggaatgtcaaaTTTCCTTATGTTAGAGTGGCACTGTGGTACAGTTCAAGGTCCTAGAGTCCAAGAGTCCTAAACCTGAGTTCAAATTGTGGCTTTGTTTATGAGGGGTTTGGCAATTTCCCCCATGGCTGCATGGGTTCCTGCCAAAAGTGGGTGCAAAGAGGAAATACAAAATGGGCAGGGTGTGTATCCACATTAAGGCACCAAACACTCACCCAATGACACCAACGGTCTATATAAAAAAGCAAAGCCACCTGGTATATCTGCATATGAAATGAACCAAACTATCCTGAGAAAACTTACATAGACATAACACATGGACAACACGACAAACGCGAAGATTGAATCTAGATCCTAGAATCTAGGACCATACCAGCCTGAATATACATCTTTACATTCAAATACTTGGTATCTAAAACTTCAATGGTTCACAGAGTTTAGATATAGACGCACTGACTCGTATGGGGATAATGTGGCTAGGACAGTTGATGACAGGTAGACCTGCGTCCAGCAGCAGCTGCCTCATATGTTTAACGTTCCTCTGTTGAGCCCGACGTAAAGCCTGACCTTCTGAGCTCATTAGCACCCGCACTGACTCCAGAGCTCCAGCCAGCACCATGGGTGGCAGTGAAGTGGTGAAAATAAAGCCTGCTGCATAAGAGCGCACCGTATCCACCAGTGCAGCAGTGCTGGCGATGTATCCACCCACACAACCAAACGCCTTACCTGCACACAATGAGagatggaatggaatggaatgaaatgtaaatatagtATTTGAAaggataatataatataatatagtaattTTTTACCCAGCGTGCCGGAGACAATGTCGATTTTGTGCATGACGCCGTCTCTTTCTCCAACTCCTGCACCATGTGTCCCATACAGACCAACTGCATGAACCTCATCCACAAAAGTGACAGCACCGTATTTGTGAGCAACGTCACAAAGCTCCTCCAGGGGACAGATAGCACCTGAGATggaaattaatgaattaaagcATAAATTATCCAACCTAAAAACTAATTTGATACAAGCAGTTTTACTGTATGTAAATCTacagcagtgaatgaatgatCTGTATTTCAATTATAATACAAAGACTAAACTAATGTTTCAACTAATcacctttattgttttttatgaaTACATAGTCATTCTAAATGCAAAACATTCATaaatagttgggacaggtgtgtttacatgtgttttCTTGCTGCACAACAGGCTGGGgtcttgtttttgtattttacactTTATAATTGGCCACACATTTTTTAATGAGATCCAggtttggactgcaggcaggctggtATACAACATCCAGAATAAGACTTGACACTGTCTTGTTAAAACAAGCAGGGGCGTCTTTGAAAAAGATATTGAGTAGATTGTTTAGATGTTGCTTAAAAATGCATATGTACACCTTTGTCCTATTAGTACAACGGTGTAAGGTACCCACACCATTGGCAATAACACACCTCTGAATTTTGACAATTGTTTGCAAACTTTTAAACTTTGTGTGGGTAATTAGTGGCAAACCTTGACCATTCGTTGCTAATTATGACAGCTGTATTGCCCAAAACTTTTTGGATTTGAGGTTGTTTTTTGaagtctgtatatgtatgtgaatGTATATGCCATAGCAACTGCTACATTCTAGACAGTGAAGTAATTTAGTTTTTGTACTATTGTATTAACCTTTACAATGGAATTTAGCAGGACTGGCTTTTATgcttttattgctttataaaaCTTTTAAGACTTATttagaaatgttcacattatctgatcGACAAACTGTGACATACAAatcaatttaaacatttaactcACCATCCATTGAGTGCACGGTCTCAAAGGCTACAATCTTAGGTGTGTTTGGATCAGAGCGACTGAGCAGCTCTTCTAGGTGTCTTGCATCATTGTGACGGAAGATAAAACGTTTGGCCCCGCTGTTCCTAATGCCCTGGATCATGGAGGCATGGTTCCCCATGTCTGAATAAATCTCACAacctatacagacaatacaaaaaatattaatcaatggttaaaataccaaaaatcataaaaaaaaaaaaaaattcttagtATTAAACTATTCTATTAAACTAATAACTGTGACTGTCCAacttaatatataaaaaagtctTGTTCTCCGagtagtgagtgagtcagtgttaTTATAGTTtacattattttcttttgttattCTGTTATTTTTTGCAAATAAGCACAGTTTTAGCTGTGGTGAGTAGTgtggttttgtttatttctaattattttacataactTTCATATGTTTGTTTACCTTTTATTAATTGTACAGTTGGTTTTGGATTATGAAAGtaaattctaaatttaaaaatgggttttcttttttatttaataaaattaattatatttatgttaaataaaaaattataatattttagctatggtattttaaatgatatacatatttgtttttaaCTTGGTATGTTTTAGTACAATTGTTTTAACAATttgcataaaaataatttagtatTGAATACACAAAAGTTcagtaaaattatttaatattacatcataaaataTATGAGCTTGTTGTTGCATACGTAAATTATGGTAGGGCAACACTGCTTTACAAGTAAAAGAGAGATTTGTGTTGGGTTGCAGGTATTGTATTGTGGATATTTATAGATAGTTTTTAATGGGGCTTTTGTGAGTGCTTTTTGCATCTAATACATTTTTTTCTGTGAAAACAAATGTTAAAAGTTCATGAAACATCAAGTACATAtagatgcatttatttaaaatcacacTGCTTTAGAAACTAAGTGAAAAACTAAGTGAATTTCTATAGTAATAATGAACCACATCTATGATTTACTAATTACCTGGAAGCATTTTTGCGAGAGTGAAGAGGGTAGAGTCGTTGGCAACAAAGCATGATGAAAATACAAGTGCTGCATCTTTCTGGTGAAGAAGAGCCAGTTGCTTCTCTAGAGCTACGTGATAGTTACTTGTTCCTGAGATATTTCTAGTGCCACCTGCTCCTGCACCATGTTTTTCCAAAACATCCCTGAGAAACAGATCATACATGCCCATAGTCAACATCTATGTATTTATAAATTAGCAATAAATACAGTTGAAAGTTTAAGTCTTAAACGGCAAAAAGAGGTGCACTGGAAAAGTGCTGATAGCCATATctatatgggcaaaaatgtcaccAACTATATTCAATCATAACTGCTGACAAGAAGTTCGAAATTCATGccacaaaataatacatttcagaactacTTACAGAACTTTGTATGCCACCAAATTACTAATCACCTAACAAAGGGGTTTAACACATGATACACATGAAGCACtaacaataaacaatacattGTGAAACTGAAAGTgaactttttttggaactgaCCATATAGCCTTAATGACTTGTGGATGGCGACTCATGCCCAAGTAATCATTGCTGCACCAGACAGACACCTGGGAAGCAGGACGTCCTGGAAGAGAGTAATCCTTAGCAAAGGGGAAAACATCTGCAAAGCGATTCACTGTCTTAAACACTCGGTATGTGTGGTCATTCTTCTTCTCAATGATCTTTCGGGTGAAGAAGTCATCATAGTCAAAACGGGCTCCAACTGAGTGACaaggaaaataaattaaataacaagATAATATTGATTACACAACAAAATTGCACTATTATTCATATGAAAATGTTGATGGCAGATCAGTGTTTAGAAATGTAACAAACTAACCCATATTGTCCTTGAAAAGATGGGAAGGAATTGGAGAGTGAAGTCCCTGCAGGCCACTAAACACAGAACTGATCATAccttaaaaaatgaaaaaacattaccacaaaaatattaaatagaattaattaattattttgcaAATCAAACATTTTAGTATTCAGACTCATTGACTTTCTGTACACTGTTGTGTTGTGggtcttatttttaataaatataattgccatttgtagccattaattaattaaaaaaaactgaaatctagAAATTGTAGTCCGGTGAATATTACTTGATATAATTATCCTTGGGATGTGTCTAAAACTTCATTCTCTACTTGTTGcaatttacattaattaaacatAGTTTGAAAAGACTCACATTGGACCTATaagccaaaaataaaaaaatagtccAAAAAATGTCTGTGGTTATACATGATCAAATTGTTGGCAAGGCATAGATCAGGACAGGTATATCAAACACAAGACTTTAAGGGTGACCATGACCATGGAGCCTCGTTAATTTTAAAATGGTATTCTCTTGGCATAACCTTGACCCTTACTAGACCAAGTTTGCTAAATGGCATGTAAAGGACTCAGAAATGAGAAATGGTAAAAAGCTGCTTAATTCCAGGcctgcaaagcttgtagaggtGTTATCTAGTAAGacctgcagctgtaattgctgacAAAGAGGCTTCTACAAAATATTACAATGGTAATGTTCCACTGCCAAACACTGGgcataaggcaggaatacctgGACATGTCATCAAtatattgcagggctttggtcaTTCCCCAAATATAGCCAGTTGTGTGCCAAAAGGCAAGAGCATGCTACCTAAATATGCTAATGTCATTAATGTATATGTTTACTTTGTTAAAGTTTATTTTTCGTTCAtttcaatgtatttttctgGTTTCCACAGACCTGCCTGCATCATCATTTTGTTCCACAGTGCAGTTTTACTATATTTAATTAATCTCATATTTAATATACTGAGTAAAAGTATTATACAGTAGAAAAGTAGCGGTGTTTTACCTGAGTTTACCTCCTCCTCTGGATTAGCAGCCGTTTTAGAGTGGACGTCTTCCTGAACCTGAGGACTGGCCTGAACCAGTCCAATCTTAGAGGACACAAAGGGACAGGCCTTGGTCATGGAGactgccacctgagcagcagacATGGCCAATGAGCGTTTGCCGTCCTTGTGGGGCTGCAGGcctttacaataaataaataaataaataaatatctgacCTGAATCAATTGATTTAAATTTCTCAAATGTAAAACTTCATTTTACAGCTAAACAAAGTAAACAAATTGCCATTTAGACAATTCACTTCAGAGGGGctacattttacagtatattttatttaaaagcaatACCTAAGTGTTAGTTAACCTTTTGTaaatgggataaaaaaaaaacctttttcatCCTGATGAGAGGCAATGGAAATCTGGCGGGCAATGATGGGGCACCGGTCAGCCATGCCCAAGAAACGGCCCACGTTTCTCAGGGCCAGGCCTGGGGCAGACTTCAGGAATGGACAGTGATGCAGAAAAGCAGACATGACTTCACCAGATGTCaaagaaacattaaaaatcattatttatatttttccaaGAGGAAAAATATACTTTCATCACATTAATCActaacagaaatattttatattatttagtacagaacagatcatttttattgttttgcaaGATCACAGCAAACGTAAATAAAGAACCTGTTAGTTTATATCAAATTACATACAGTTCAAtctaatacagtgtatatacaacTTAaatagactatatactgtatatacagtatatatatatatatatatatatatatatatcacttaATAGACATTTGTTATAAATAGAGTTGTCCCAAATTGATCCAAATCTAAACTTAgtataattaaaaacagcaaCATTTTCACAAGCCcctataaaagtaaatatatgGAATAATGTTTAGGACCCTTGGAGGTCCCTGAAAGGAAGCACACTTTCCAGGTAATTCTGGAGGCTCTTTCTAAAAGTGCTGAGCTGTGGGTGTGGTGAGTAAGTGCTGTTATCATTCAAACACACTCTTCATCCCTCCCACTGCTGAAAGAGTAGTGATAGAGCTCATAACGTCACGACACTGATAACTTAGAATCATTATAAAGTATCAACCCTGTGTAGTAACCAAGCACTAATGAtctttataaatacataaacaatacaGCTTATCTCTAACACCTTTCTACACCTTGAATATTTTTCATAAATGTAAGTTTATTTAGATCTTTCGTTTTGCTTTACTTCATTCACTTTGATGTATACTTTGCAACTGAGGTTAAAAGATACATTGTGTTTATGTGGTTTATTGTGGGGGTTTTTTCACATTAGGTAGGAAAACACAAGGGACATCAAGACATCTAAACTCACAAGAGATTCTTAATTTAAagcttatttctttatttttaatacataaatagTGTAATATTTGAATTAAATAGAATATTTGTATCACTAATAAtcatatataaaattaattacaatattttacaaaaatctatttttatagcttcaaaaatttataaaatataaatggatACATACGTcttgtatattttttttcataatAACATTGTGTTGTGTTTAGTAGTCTATTACTTTGTAGCCTATcacaataataaaactaataatgaCAACAATATAAAAATTTCTACTGCtattaacaatagtaatagtaataataataaaaacgagACAATGCACAAACTACTGGTTTAAATTTTCCAGAGAAACACAATCATCAGTACATGCAAactaaaaatacatataaaatatatgaaattataaatatatactctCCTACCTGTTGACCTGCACTGAGGACGAACGTCTGACCTTTTGATGCAGCAATGCAATAGGCAGTGTAGAGCTGACTGCAACCGACTGCAATAAACCCAGCTGATTTCACCCCCTCACCAATCAGCCAgtacacacacccaccccataaacacaaacacacatcacccAACTGACACACTTCTTCATTCACAGTGTATACATTTCTGTTTTAGGTCAGCTAGGGAAAGAaaacttaaatgtttaaattttgGTGATTTTATGTTGGtataagaattttaaaatggtATTGCTTGTTGGGGGTGTGGTTTTGTATAACAGCTTTCACATACGTTATTTATCAGGTTTATAAACAAGGCATCTGACCAGTTTAATAAGCAGTCATACATACACAGCACCTCATAAACACCTCCAATGCATGAGTCAGTAACAATTACTTTTAATCCAAACTCTGTCCATTTTGATCCTCTATATTTTTTGCCATTTATAGtatatactttattataatGTCTACAAATTGGGTGTGGTGCTTGTgtggcccactactgctggaatCCAAAGTTCGAAACCCCAATGATGCTATCGGGTGGTCAGACCTCTTCATTacgacatgattggctatgtctgatggcGAGAGTCACCAAGATCCTGGGATGGATTGCCGTTCTGTCTGGGGTGTATTACTGCATGGTACCCTTTGATTTCGAGAAACTGGATCCACCaagaccttgaccaggataaagcaatggtaaaacataaaaataaagatgaaatatctaCAAATTGAAGTTGAAGtgttgacacacacacacttctacctgagtgtgtgtgtgtgtgtgtgtgtttaccctgtgatggactgccttTTGCTCAGTGTAGCACAAACTGGGTTAAAAGTAGAAACTAGGACATGATTCAGACATGACAGATCCAGTTGAACTTGGTTTATTAAGTTCTTCATACTTATACGCTGCTTCTATTAGCTGCCTATAAACACAAACAACTTTAGATAAATAATTTATGGATTTAAAAACCCTGTTAATCTGAACCcaaatatttgtttaaaaactttagccCTGATTTTATACTGCATTTACTGCATTAAATAAGTACAGTTATGTAAACCAAGTACAGTAaactacatacagtatatgaagaTCTACACACATAACTCACAGCCTTGTAGTTAAATAGATATATTACAAAAGTTCACCTGACTGTTTACACCCAGAattccatccacacatccacaTAAGTTAATCAATAAAATTataacaaaatatattacaaatcAGCCCagtaaaatgataaaaacattCTACAAACTTTGTACATTCCTCCTTCCTTTACCTTCCTTAAAGGTTGACAGGACTGTAACAGTGTCACATTGAAATGGAAATGACAGTGGCTACTGTATACACTCAAACGTTGACTGTTTAGTAAAATGCACCAAATCTGATTTTAATATCCAAATATCTACATGTCAGTCTTTCATCATCTCTTTTCTCGGAGGGTAGAACTGAAGTTGTGAAAGAAAAGCATCATGTCTTTAACATCTGGAGGTTTCCCCCAGCTGCACTGGGAGGCATGTTGGGATTAGAGCCACCCTGGACATCCGCAAAGCCCATCCTCTgcctcctcttcctctgctctGTCATCTACACAACAAACATAAACATACATGCTGTAAATACTGATACCGTGTTAAATACAATGCATTCACATCATCACAACCTGACCTACAGAATCTAAAGAAATGTGACTaggatatttttaaatatatgacacttatttaatatattttaaaaataagtacatcataaaaaatatacatagagaaacaaatggatccTCAATCAAACTAAAGCTCCtgtattttggacacattatgagaagaaccaatTCACGGGAAAAGACTTGGAAAGGCTTGGAAGAGTAAAGAAGGATGAGGACGGCTAGCAACAAGACGAACAGATACAATCAGAAAAACACTAAATGAGTTATTAAAAAGCCCAAACAGAGGACTTGATGTTTTGGAGAAACTCCCCTGTTCACCAGGGGTCAGAAtcgtattagtaataataatattcttttaaatacaattattttattagggGCTCTTTCTTGCAACTCTTTATTAAATGTCCTTTTGATTTAACACCTTGATTATGATCTCTAAATGTTTTTAGACATAGGCACTGACTTCTGATTCAGCCAGGGTGACAGCTGGAGTCACAGAGAACCATTATTATTCACTGACCAAGTATAGAGGAGCGGCCCGACATGAAATAACTCCTGGAGTTAAGTCTGGACATTAGGTATTAACTTTTAGTTTAGTATACGTTGCTGGTCCAACACTAGCAAGTGCATGAAATTAAAGgcaaacaattcaaggaatatCAGGTTTTCTTACCTGTTCTTTTAATTCTGCTAACTGACCAGTAAGGTGTGTGACCGCTTTCATGGTGTCAGAGAGTCTGTCCTGCAGGATCCTCATTTCGTTCTGCTCCCCTTCCCCATCATTCACAACCAGAGACATGGCCTGCATGCGTGGAAACCAATCCAGATTCTTGTTCTACATccagaagaaaaaa is part of the Trichomycterus rosablanca isolate fTriRos1 chromosome 7, fTriRos1.hap1, whole genome shotgun sequence genome and harbors:
- the alas2 gene encoding 5-aminolevulinate synthase, erythroid-specific, mitochondrial isoform X1, producing the protein MSAFLHHCPFLKSAPGLALRNVGRFLGMADRCPIIARQISIASHQDEKGLQPHKDGKRSLAMSAAQVAVSMTKACPFVSSKIGLVQASPQVQEDVHSKTAANPEEEVNSGMISSVFSGLQGLHSPIPSHLFKDNMVGARFDYDDFFTRKIIEKKNDHTYRVFKTVNRFADVFPFAKDYSLPGRPASQVSVWCSNDYLGMSRHPQVIKAIWDVLEKHGAGAGGTRNISGTSNYHVALEKQLALLHQKDAALVFSSCFVANDSTLFTLAKMLPGCEIYSDMGNHASMIQGIRNSGAKRFIFRHNDARHLEELLSRSDPNTPKIVAFETVHSMDGAICPLEELCDVAHKYGAVTFVDEVHAVGLYGTHGAGVGERDGVMHKIDIVSGTLGKAFGCVGGYIASTAALVDTVRSYAAGFIFTTSLPPMVLAGALESVRVLMSSEGQALRRAQQRNVKHMRQLLLDAGLPVINCPSHIIPIRVGNAEQNSKVCDILLERHNIYVQAINYPTVPRGEELLRLAPTPFHDPIMMDYFAEKLVEVWQEVGLPLNAPATASCTFCDRPLYFDLMSEWEKSYFGNMEPQYITVAAQ
- the alas2 gene encoding 5-aminolevulinate synthase, erythroid-specific, mitochondrial isoform X2 encodes the protein MADRCPIIARQISIASHQDEKGLQPHKDGKRSLAMSAAQVAVSMTKACPFVSSKIGLVQASPQVQEDVHSKTAANPEEEVNSGMISSVFSGLQGLHSPIPSHLFKDNMVGARFDYDDFFTRKIIEKKNDHTYRVFKTVNRFADVFPFAKDYSLPGRPASQVSVWCSNDYLGMSRHPQVIKAIWDVLEKHGAGAGGTRNISGTSNYHVALEKQLALLHQKDAALVFSSCFVANDSTLFTLAKMLPGCEIYSDMGNHASMIQGIRNSGAKRFIFRHNDARHLEELLSRSDPNTPKIVAFETVHSMDGAICPLEELCDVAHKYGAVTFVDEVHAVGLYGTHGAGVGERDGVMHKIDIVSGTLGKAFGCVGGYIASTAALVDTVRSYAAGFIFTTSLPPMVLAGALESVRVLMSSEGQALRRAQQRNVKHMRQLLLDAGLPVINCPSHIIPIRVGNAEQNSKVCDILLERHNIYVQAINYPTVPRGEELLRLAPTPFHDPIMMDYFAEKLVEVWQEVGLPLNAPATASCTFCDRPLYFDLMSEWEKSYFGNMEPQYITVAAQ
- the alas2 gene encoding 5-aminolevulinate synthase, erythroid-specific, mitochondrial isoform X3; translated protein: MSAFLHHCPFLKSAPGLALRNVGRFLGMADRCPIIARQISIASHQDEKGLQPHKDGKRSLAMSAAQVAVSMTKACPFVSSKIGLVQASPQVQEDVHSKTAANPEEEVNSGMISSVFSGLQGLHSPIPSHLFKDNMVGARFDYDDFFTRKIIEKKNDHTYRVFKTVNRFADVFPFAKDYSLPGRPASQVSVWCSNDYLGMSRHPQVIKAIWDVLEKHGAGAGGTRNISGTSNYHVALEKQLALLHQKDAALVFSSCFVANDSTLFTLAKMLPGCEIYSDMGNHASMIQGIRNSGAKRFIFRHNDARHLEELLSRSDPNTPKIVAFETVHSMDGAICPLEELCDVAHKYGAVTFVDEVHAVGLYGTHGAGVGERDGVMHKIDIVSGTLGKAFGCVGGYIASTAALVDTVRSYAAGFIFTTSLPPMVLAGALESVRVLMSSEGQALRRAQQRNVKHMRQLLLDAGLPVINCPSHIIPIRVSGKCRAEF